A genome region from Triticum aestivum cultivar Chinese Spring chromosome 2B, IWGSC CS RefSeq v2.1, whole genome shotgun sequence includes the following:
- the LOC123042203 gene encoding GDSL esterase/lipase EXL3-like encodes MHTSTAMRRTCRTALVAAAVVVAMAMAPPAVCESKTSKQQEKKGPLATAVIVFGDSIMDPGNNNGLHTAVKANHAPYGKDFANHEPTGRFSNGLIPTDFMAQGLNVKQLLPPYLGVEHTPEDLLTGVSFASGATGFDPLTPVIVNVISLEQQLVYFDEYRGKLVGIAGEEETRRIIDGALFVVCAGTDDIANTYYTTPLRSAHYDIPAYVDLLLVGVESFLRNVSARGAKRVGFVGLPPIGCVPSQRTMGGGPDRGCVPERNAAARLYNARVQELIRRLGEEDPAGFPTLVFIDIYTVIQDLVDNGARYGFSETKKGCCGTGTAEVAVLCDARFMPVCDDVSEHVFFDSYHPTQRAYKVIVDYIFDHYMQFLNL; translated from the exons ATGCATACATCGACGGCGATGAGAAGGACCTGCAGGACGGCCCTTgtcgcggcggcggtggtggtggcgatggCGATGGCGCCGCCGGCTGTGTGCGAGAGCAAGACTAGCAAGCAGCAGGAGAAGAAGGGGCCGCTGGCGACGGCGGTGATCGTGTTCGGCGACTCCATCATGGACCCCGGCAACAACAACGGCCTCCACACGGCGGTGAAGGCGAACCACGCGCCCTACGGCAAGGACTTCGCCAACCACGAGCCCACCGGCCGCTTCTCCAACGGGCTCATACCCACCGACTTCATGG CCCAGGGTCTTAACGTGAAGCAATTACTTCCTCCGTACCTGGGCGTGGAGCACACCCCCGAGGACCTCCTCACCGGCGTCAGCTTCGCGTCCGGCGCCACCGGATTCGATCCTCTCACCCCCGTCATCGTG aacgtgatctCGCTGGAGCAGCAGCTGGTCTACTTCGACGAGTACCGTGGCAAGCTGGTGGGCAtcgccggcgaggaggagacgCGGCGGATCATCGACGGCGCGCTGTTCGTGGTGTGCGCGGGCACGGACGACATCGCCAACACCTACTACACCACGCCGCTCCGGAGCGCCCACTACGACATCCCCGCCTACGTGGACCTCCTCCTCGTCGGCGTCGAGTCCTTCCTGCGCAACGTGAGCGCGCGGGGCGCCAAGCGGGTCGGCTTCGTGGGGCTCCCGCCCATCGGGTGCGTGCCGTCGCAGCGGACCATGGGCGGCGGCCCGGACCGCGGCTGCGTGCCGGAGCGCAACGCCGCCGCGCGGCTCTACAACGCGAGGGTGCAGGAGCTGATCCGCCGGCTGGGGGAGGAGGACCCAGCCGGGTTCCCCACCCTCGTGTTCATCGACATCTACACCGTGATCCAGGACCTGGTGGACAACGGGGCGCGGTACGGGTTCAGCGAGACGAAGAAGGGGTGCTGCGGCACCGGCACGGCCGAGGTGGCGGTGCTGTGCGACGCGAGGTTCATGCCGGTGTGCGACGACGTGTCGGAGCATGTCTTCTTCGACAGCTACCACCCCACGCAGCGGGCCTACAAGGTCATCGTCGACTACATCTTCGACCACTACATGCAGTTCCTGAACCTCTGA